The Notolabrus celidotus isolate fNotCel1 chromosome 19, fNotCel1.pri, whole genome shotgun sequence DNA window GGCTAACCCCGGAGTCCATGAGTGCTCCAACCccagaaaacaacacaatttaCCAGACAGCTGAACATAATGAATCACAGACTCCAACCATCAGTCCAACCCACAAACCAGCAGAAGGTGGTGCTGCTACAACGGGGGTGATGAACAAGGCAACCGTCCCTCACAGCAGCTCAGGGAATGGAACTACGCAGTTAGTTGTGACAGAGatggcaacaacaacaacaacaagcagctCAGGTGGAGGCTTGCTTCACACGTCTGCTGCAGTGCTCACAACTGAGGTAAAGCCTGTAAGCAGCACGACAATCACAGGAACAGCAAAACCCACAGGTGACAAGCTACGTCAGCAATCACCCACCCCTTCTACCAACACGACGGCCCCATCGGCAACCTTTGCAGCATCCTCAGCAACAAGTGCTACTGCAACCAAGCCTACATCCACCAGGATGCCTGAAGTGACATCCACCGTCTCTGAGGCCTTTTCTAATAAAACGTCAGTCTACACCAGAACCCAAAGCAGTCCTCAAGCTTCTACTGCACCCGCAACAACAGAGAACGCCACCTCTAGTGCAGCAACTGTGCTTCCCTCCACAATTCAAGAGAAATCCACCGCTAAAACTGGACCTCCAACCACGACCCAGCCTGTTTCTATAACAAGAACCCACAACTCATCCTCAGAGCTCACTACACCTTCCACTGGACTTCCAAACACGACCCAGCCTGTTTCTACAGCAAGAACCCACAACTCATCCTCAGAGCTCACTACACCTTCCACTGGACTTCCAAACACGACCCAGCCTGTTTCTACAGCAAGAACCCACAACTCATCCTCAGAGCTCACTGCACCTTCCACTGGACCTCCAAACACGACCCAGCCTGTTTCTACAGCAAGAACCCACAACTCATCCTCAGAGCTCACTACACCTTCAACTGGGCCTACAACCAACTCCTTCTCCACCAACACGACTGACAACTCCACCTCTCCTGCAATAATCGGAATCCCTCATGGATCCAATACATTACCAGCCACGactaaatcaacaaaaacagccTCAAAGAGTCCACCCAGCACTGTTACCAAGCCCTGCTCCACCTTAGGCGTGGTGAAGCACTGCCTCATCGCCATTGCCTCCCTGGCTGGGTTGGCCACCATCTTCATGGTCACCACCATCGTCCTCTGCACCAAGCTGTCTGCGAGGAAGTACAAGATGAGGAGATCTCAACCAGCCACAGAGATGATGTGCATCTCCTCCCTGCTGCCTGAAAGGAACTATACCTACACCAGGCAACGCAACCCTGTGAGCAACGGGGTGCTGGTGATGCACACGAGTGAAGACAGTgatgaggaagaaggaggagataACGTCACTCTCAGCAGCTTTCTTCCAGATAATGATCGTTATGTGTAGATGGAAGTTTTAATTCACTGTCACATCAACAGTTGCTTTTTGATGACAATCATTCTTCCTGTATTTGTTGGCGGTTTGGCATCAGTGCAACGCCCTAttcctgcagaggaagagacacagaaaccacgaacacacacacacacacaaagccaacAGTGTGTGAGATCTGGTTGACAAATGTGGGTCTCAGGCAGGAGAAGAGACTTTTTTGCAAAACTTTACCTCCTGGGGAGACTCAGAAAGAGCACAGGGAtcaaagattttctttttttaacatcctGAGCTGGACTCTGATGGTTTTTCACTCAGCGACAGGAGACAGGAAGGCTTGTTTAGTCAGGGGGATTACTGTTCTTCAAAGACTGCTCGTTTTACAAGAGCTGCTCTGGTAGCACAAAGGCTTAATATGTGTAAACGCTGTAATATCAACAATAATGTTATTTAATGTGAATGTGTTTCTATGTGAGATAAAGTTTCCGTTTTGTGATCATTTATTGCACCATAGTGTCTTTTTTATAGACCTGTTATGCTGTCGTTTCTCGTAACTTTTCTAGAAAGAACAGAGTACTTTTAACTTAGATTAGTTTGTTGGATTTAAGAGCCACAGAAACCCTAAGCTCAaatgcatccatacattttatttacggTTCCCTGTTATGAAAAGTAATACTTTCTGGTTGTTTTCTCGAGGTCTCAACTTATCATCTCCTgataacaaagcttgttttcttgtgATGAAGAGATAACATTTGGTaactgacaaaacaaaacaaaggctgGTCCCTGTGATAGGCCACACCACAACATGCCATTTTACCATTGCCCATACTAATGATGTAAGTTAAGTCTATCTCTGTTTGATTTGTGCTTGTGCTTCTCTGGGGATAGGATGTGATCATCTCATGTTAAGTTGAAATCTCCAGAAAACAACTGGAATTAGCTCGTTATCACAGGAAACTGTGCGAATACAGTGTATGGATACATGTCCGCTTAGGACCTCCATAATAAGCAGCTGTTGATTTTTATACAATTAGCTACAACAAACTAGAGCTACagcaaatgtgctgcaaatacaTGAA harbors:
- the LOC117831169 gene encoding mucin-5AC-like produces the protein MMQLSMRVSLVLLWGILCWLTPESMSAPTPENNTIYQTAEHNESQTPTISPTHKPAEGGAATTGVMNKATVPHSSSGNGTTQLVVTEMATTTTTSSSGGGLLHTSAAVLTTEVKPVSSTTITGTAKPTGDKLRQQSPTPSTNTTAPSATFAASSATSATATKPTSTRMPEVTSTVSEAFSNKTSVYTRTQSSPQASTAPATTENATSSAATVLPSTIQEKSTAKTGPPTTTQPVSITRTHNSSSELTTPSTGLPNTTQPVSTARTHNSSSELTTPSTGLPNTTQPVSTARTHNSSSELTAPSTGPPNTTQPVSTARTHNSSSELTTPSTGPTTNSFSTNTTDNSTSPAIIGIPHGSNTLPATTKSTKTASKSPPSTVTKPCSTLGVVKHCLIAIASLAGLATIFMVTTIVLCTKLSARKYKMRRSQPATEMMCISSLLPERNYTYTRQRNPVSNGVLVMHTSEDSDEEEGGDNVTLSSFLPDNDRYV